Proteins encoded in a region of the Dendropsophus ebraccatus isolate aDenEbr1 chromosome 11, aDenEbr1.pat, whole genome shotgun sequence genome:
- the TMIGD1 gene encoding transmembrane and immunoglobulin domain-containing protein 1: MKTSLVLLAVLLPFLPEGSATVLLLNNASHDDRFNANLNATATLRCEVVNNTNDETLIWYRGTQQVDIKSENSVNISNVCIPQLTMEDNGVSFTCALERDLTIKRSVQLNVLYAPVLSGDTRILAEEGKTVQVTCGFKANPAASMFWRQNGSLFTLPSRYKQDMTSDSLLLTIEKVEKTDAANYTCVALLSNGNETVRVIEVIVGDRQPGLPVEAIAAAVVVGALIIAFGLFARRDKLMCKKNQLDTAM; the protein is encoded by the exons ATGAAGACGTCTCTCGTTTTATTAGCTGTACTTCTCCCTTTCTTGCCTGAAGGTTCCG CCACCGTGCTTTTACTGAACAATGCATCTCATGACGACCGCTTCAACGCCAACCTCAACGCTACTGCCACTCTGCGCTGTGAAGTTGTTAACAACACCAATGATGAGACCCTGATCTGGTACCGTGGGACCCAGCAAGTGGACATAAAATCTGAGAACAGTGTGAACATCAGTAATGTGTGCATCCCACAGCTGACAATGGAAGACAATGGAGTAAGCTTTACCTGTGCACTGGAGCGTGACCTCACCATCAAGCGCTCGGTGCAGCTGAATGTTCTCT ACGCTCCTGTGCTGTCTGGAGACACAAGAATTCTCGCAGAAGAGGGTAAAACCGTCCAGGTCACGTGTGGGTTCAAAGCCAACCCGGCGGCCTCGATGTTTTGGAGACAAAATGGCAGCTTGTTCACGTTGCCTTCCCGCTACAAGCAGGACATGACCAGCGACTCTCTGCTGCTCACGATTGAAAAGGTGGAAAAGACAGATGCTGCCAATTATACATGTGTAGCTTTATTGTCCAATGGCAACGAGACTGTAAGAGTGATCGAGGTGATTGTTGGAG ATCGGCAGCCTGGCCTGCCTGTGGAGGCAATAGCAGCAGCCGTGGTGGTCGGGGCCCTTATAATCGCCTTTGGATTGTTTGCACGGAGAGACAAATTAATG